A window from Deinococcus arcticus encodes these proteins:
- a CDS encoding Appr-1-p processing protein, whose protein sequence is MTPVYVTGDTDSVHFRNIRERAGCSFNSRKSASFPAPFGRKNSVTRYGIFRNLYDATQPQGDGPKLLVHVCNDIGAWGRGFVLALSQRFRAPETEFKRWAAGETGQPYALGEVQFVPVAPDLVVANLVGQHDIARKNRPAPQPPVRYEAIRTRLARVRREAQQQGATVHMPRIGAGVAGGDWAIIEPIIEDELTRHGVHVTVYDLPAQDPQ, encoded by the coding sequence ATGACCCCCGTGTATGTGACCGGTGATACGGATTCCGTTCATTTCCGTAACATCCGGGAAAGAGCCGGATGTTCCTTCAATTCCCGGAAATCCGCATCTTTTCCTGCTCCCTTCGGTCGAAAAAATTCCGTAACTCGTTACGGAATTTTTCGGAACCTGTATGACGCCACGCAGCCGCAGGGCGACGGGCCCAAGCTGCTGGTGCATGTGTGCAATGACATCGGCGCCTGGGGCCGGGGCTTTGTGCTGGCCCTGTCGCAGCGGTTCAGGGCGCCCGAAACGGAGTTCAAACGCTGGGCAGCTGGTGAAACGGGGCAGCCCTACGCGCTGGGCGAGGTGCAGTTTGTGCCGGTGGCCCCGGACCTCGTGGTGGCCAATCTGGTGGGCCAGCACGACATTGCCCGCAAGAACCGGCCTGCCCCCCAGCCCCCGGTGCGCTACGAAGCCATTCGCACTAGGCTGGCGCGGGTGCGGCGCGAGGCCCAGCAGCAGGGTGCCACCGTCCACATGCCCCGGATTGGCGCGGGGGTGGCGGGCGGCGACTGGGCAATCATTGAACCCATCATCGAGGACGAGTTGACCCGGCACGGCGTGCACGTCACCGTGTACGACCTGCCGGCCCAGGACCCCCAGTGA
- a CDS encoding acyl-CoA dehydrogenase family protein yields the protein MTLFDLSPRTRDLHVRLQRFMDAHIYPNEAAVRDQIDTGDRWAPLPLLETLKEQARAEGLWNLFLPPASDPQGRFGAGLTNLDYAPLCELMGRVWWAPEVFNCSAPDTGNMEVLARYGTPEQQEAWLWPLLRGEIRSAFSMTEPDVASSDATNIQARIERDGDEYVLSGEKWWTSGAGDSRCAVTIFMGKTNPQAPRHEQQSMILVPMSAPGVTTKRMLTVFGYDDAPHGHAQMTFRDVRVPASNLLLGEGRGFEIAQGRLGPGRIHHCMRLIGQAERALTLMVERAQQRVAFGKPLSGHQHVREAIAHSRIEIDQARLLTLQAAHLMDTVGNRAARGQIAAIKVVAPNVALRVIDRAIQVFGGAGVSQDTPLALMYAQARTLRLADGPDIVHTETVAKVELGRHARHQED from the coding sequence ATGACCCTGTTTGACCTCTCCCCCCGCACCCGTGATCTGCACGTGCGGCTGCAGCGCTTCATGGACGCCCACATCTATCCCAACGAGGCGGCTGTGAGGGACCAGATTGACACGGGAGACCGCTGGGCCCCGCTGCCCCTGCTGGAAACGCTGAAAGAGCAGGCGCGTGCCGAGGGCCTGTGGAACCTCTTTCTGCCGCCGGCCAGTGACCCCCAGGGCCGTTTTGGGGCGGGCCTGACCAACCTGGACTACGCGCCGCTGTGCGAACTGATGGGCCGCGTGTGGTGGGCGCCTGAAGTCTTTAACTGCTCGGCCCCCGACACCGGCAACATGGAGGTGCTGGCCCGCTACGGCACCCCGGAGCAGCAGGAGGCGTGGTTGTGGCCGCTCCTGCGCGGCGAGATCCGTTCGGCCTTTTCCATGACCGAGCCGGACGTGGCGTCCAGCGACGCCACCAACATCCAGGCCCGCATCGAGCGTGACGGCGACGAGTACGTATTGAGCGGCGAGAAGTGGTGGACCAGTGGCGCGGGTGATTCCCGCTGCGCCGTGACCATCTTCATGGGCAAGACGAACCCGCAGGCCCCTCGCCACGAGCAGCAGAGCATGATTCTGGTGCCCATGAGCGCCCCCGGCGTGACCACCAAGCGGATGCTGACCGTCTTCGGCTACGACGACGCGCCCCACGGCCACGCGCAGATGACCTTCCGCGACGTGCGCGTGCCGGCGAGCAACCTCCTGCTGGGCGAGGGCCGGGGCTTTGAAATTGCGCAGGGGCGGCTGGGGCCGGGCCGCATTCACCACTGCATGCGCCTGATTGGGCAGGCCGAGCGCGCCCTGACACTGATGGTGGAGCGGGCACAGCAGCGGGTGGCCTTTGGCAAGCCGCTTTCGGGGCACCAGCATGTGCGCGAGGCCATTGCCCATTCCCGCATCGAGATTGATCAGGCGCGGCTGCTGACGCTGCAGGCCGCCCACCTGATGGACACTGTGGGCAACCGCGCGGCGCGGGGGCAGATTGCCGCCATCAAGGTGGTCGCGCCCAATGTGGCGCTGCGGGTGATTGACCGCGCCATTCAGGTGTTCGGCGGCGCCGGGGTCAGCCAGGACACGCCGCTGGCCCTGATGTACGCCCAGGCCCGCACCCTGCGGCTGGCCGATGGCCCGGACATCGTGCACACCGAGACGGTGGCCAAGGTGGAACTGGGGCGGCACGCCCGCCACCAGGAGGACTGA
- a CDS encoding SDR family oxidoreductase, whose product MEFPGKIIVVTGAASGIGQALAARLVGEGAAVIASDRNAEQGLQAAARMGARFVAADVGTEAGVQGLIQDVLANEGRIDLFCSNAGVAIGEGPESPDAHWDLSHRVNVMSHVWAARHLLPHMLARGEGYLLNTASAAGLLTELHSAPYAVTKHGALAFAEWLAITYGDRGIRVACLCPEGVWTPMIAHAPLLQQTAITTDELVDRTLAALRADAFLITTHPTTLKGFALKAADYDGWIVRMRALRTRALALLGKA is encoded by the coding sequence ATGGAGTTTCCAGGCAAAATCATCGTGGTCACGGGCGCGGCGTCCGGCATCGGGCAGGCGCTGGCGGCACGTTTGGTGGGGGAGGGCGCGGCGGTGATCGCCTCTGACCGAAATGCAGAGCAGGGCCTTCAGGCGGCCGCCCGGATGGGCGCCCGTTTCGTGGCCGCCGACGTGGGCACCGAGGCAGGCGTACAGGGCCTCATTCAGGACGTGCTGGCGAACGAAGGCCGAATTGACCTCTTCTGCTCGAATGCGGGCGTGGCGATTGGCGAGGGCCCCGAATCCCCCGATGCCCACTGGGACCTGAGCCACCGGGTGAACGTCATGAGCCACGTGTGGGCCGCCCGGCACCTGTTGCCGCATATGCTGGCGCGCGGCGAGGGCTACCTGCTGAACACTGCGTCGGCGGCGGGACTGCTGACCGAACTGCACTCGGCGCCCTACGCGGTTACCAAACACGGTGCGCTGGCGTTTGCCGAGTGGCTGGCGATCACCTATGGCGACCGGGGCATCCGGGTGGCCTGCCTGTGCCCCGAAGGGGTGTGGACCCCCATGATCGCGCACGCGCCGCTGCTGCAGCAGACCGCCATCACCACCGACGAACTGGTGGACCGCACCCTGGCCGCCCTGCGTGCCGACGCCTTTTTAATCACCACCCACCCCACCACGCTGAAGGGCTTTGCCTTGAAGGCCGCCGATTACGACGGCTGGATTGTGCGCATGCGCGCCCTGCGCACCCGGGCCCTGGCGCTGCTGGGAAAGGCGTGA
- a CDS encoding phosphotransferase family protein has protein sequence MTRPDTAPVRPGEELPLAALRRALRGRVAGDVDALQVEQFPGGFSNLTYLLRLGETEYVLRRAPLGPVAPGAHDMVREAGLLSRIHPVLPVAPRPVLVVEDEAVLGRPFYLMERRRGVVVRAALPHEYAARSGAPAQLSAALIDTLADLHAVDIDAAGLRALGKPEGFNARQVAGWAGRWRRAREALQGGSDLPDALPDEMVMAWLQVHTPPESAHTLVHNDFKLDNLMFDPQDPGRVTALLDWEMTTVGDPLVDLGLTLTYWTLPELPGGAPNRVGASAPGFLGRDELVARYEARRARHVTSSLSWYEVLGHFKLAVIVLQIFARYDAGQTQDPRFAPLAAQAAWLIAEAERRINGASFLPRG, from the coding sequence GTGACGCGCCCGGACACGGCCCCGGTGCGCCCGGGGGAAGAGCTGCCGCTGGCTGCCCTGCGCCGGGCCCTGCGTGGCCGCGTGGCGGGCGATGTGGACGCCCTGCAGGTCGAGCAGTTTCCGGGCGGCTTTTCTAACCTTACCTACCTGCTGCGCCTGGGCGAAACCGAATACGTGCTGCGCCGCGCGCCGCTGGGGCCGGTGGCGCCCGGCGCCCACGACATGGTGCGCGAGGCCGGGCTGCTGTCGCGCATTCATCCGGTGCTGCCGGTGGCCCCGCGCCCGGTGCTGGTGGTAGAAGACGAGGCGGTGCTGGGCCGCCCCTTTTACCTGATGGAGAGGCGCCGGGGCGTGGTGGTGCGCGCGGCCCTGCCCCACGAATACGCGGCCCGGTCCGGCGCCCCCGCGCAGCTCTCGGCCGCGCTGATTGACACGCTGGCCGACCTGCACGCGGTGGATATTGACGCCGCTGGCCTGCGCGCCCTGGGCAAGCCTGAGGGCTTCAACGCCCGGCAGGTGGCGGGGTGGGCGGGCCGCTGGCGCCGCGCCCGCGAGGCCCTGCAGGGGGGCAGCGATCTGCCAGACGCCCTCCCCGACGAAATGGTGATGGCGTGGCTGCAGGTTCATACCCCGCCCGAAAGCGCCCACACGCTGGTTCACAACGACTTCAAACTCGACAACCTGATGTTTGACCCCCAGGACCCGGGCCGGGTGACCGCCCTGCTGGACTGGGAGATGACCACCGTGGGCGACCCCCTGGTGGACCTGGGTCTGACCCTGACCTACTGGACCCTGCCCGAGCTGCCCGGCGGCGCCCCGAACCGGGTGGGGGCCAGTGCCCCGGGTTTTCTGGGGCGCGACGAACTGGTGGCCCGCTACGAGGCCCGCCGTGCTCGTCACGTGACGAGCAGCCTGTCCTGGTATGAGGTGCTGGGCCATTTCAAGCTGGCGGTGATCGTGCTGCAGATCTTCGCCCGCTACGACGCCGGGCAGACCCAGGACCCCCGCTTTGCACCACTGGCGGCCCAGGCCGCGTGGCTGATCGCTGAAGCTGAGCGGCGAATCAATGGGGCCAGCTTCCTGCCCCGTGGCTGA
- a CDS encoding histidine phosphatase family protein codes for MAELLLVRHAQATPFDPDSDRLSPLGQVQARRTGRMLAAEGMSPTQVWHGPLNRQRRTAELAAQAAGDGWPFLTEDPRLAEYDGEGLMRVLAPQLAAQVPRVAAQLGSLGRPESEPAERQRAFQGVLETVAQHWQAGTLTHPTVEPWPAFQSRVAAALHDLVKLPSGTRAVVFTSGGVIALLVAQVLSAPPASMLALDWRVRNASVTRLSFGRGRVSLDSFNEVHHLPPQARSWR; via the coding sequence GTGGCTGAACTGCTGCTGGTCCGCCACGCTCAGGCCACCCCTTTCGACCCCGATTCCGACCGGCTCTCTCCCCTGGGGCAGGTGCAGGCCCGCCGGACTGGCAGAATGCTGGCCGCTGAGGGCATGAGCCCCACCCAGGTGTGGCATGGCCCCCTGAACCGGCAGCGCCGAACTGCTGAACTGGCCGCCCAAGCCGCCGGTGACGGCTGGCCGTTTCTGACCGAGGACCCCCGGCTGGCGGAATACGACGGCGAGGGGCTGATGCGCGTGCTGGCGCCCCAGCTGGCCGCGCAGGTGCCCAGGGTGGCCGCTCAGCTCGGCAGCCTGGGTCGCCCGGAGTCTGAGCCCGCCGAGCGGCAACGCGCCTTTCAAGGCGTGCTGGAGACTGTGGCCCAGCACTGGCAGGCCGGCACCCTGACCCACCCGACGGTCGAGCCGTGGCCCGCGTTCCAGTCGCGCGTGGCAGCCGCCCTGCACGATCTGGTGAAGCTGCCCTCTGGCACCCGGGCGGTGGTGTTCACCAGCGGCGGCGTGATTGCCCTGCTGGTGGCCCAGGTGCTGAGCGCGCCGCCGGCAAGCATGCTGGCCCTGGACTGGCGGGTGCGCAACGCCTCGGTTACCCGCCTGAGCTTTGGCCGGGGCCGGGTAAGCCTGGACAGCTTTAACGAGGTCCACCATCTGCCGCCCCAGGCGCGCTCCTGGCGCTGA
- a CDS encoding EAL domain-containing protein — translation MSDALQEVLDLLDRGNLEAAHTALASLSAADLPYGRGEYHKAAGDLTQAQQDFEQAREAATLRGDLADQARSLVQLAHLHHLQLDSEEALRLLQEAAQLRGRLGDMVGRVNVLCNIAGICLSLNDDYQAMLALQDAQTTLDQMPASELPLAAELHFLNTLARALTSQGKLDEAAHQYRRCLERARSAGAASALFLAAINLGDVYLKGARYAECVALLEPLIQEPELPSLPDMQAYVQLNLAQALFHLGHAEARACAEQTQATFEGVHDPDGVMATQLLLARIYQGAGEHDLARAAAAQALDLATTDRRKQVELDALNILAELSEPGHPAQAVAYLRQVLALQAELGAASQDRHLRELTAQAALDSAQRRAAYEQALRLQAEETVQRQLQELERGRLYDPLTGLPNRVMLRAQLAQQVERARRVGTEFLLVSADLNRFQLVNDAYGQDAADEVLRAVAGRLRAALQDDEMVARVGGDEFALILLGRRADGTLDQRLAQALDALNAPVPVGGHPIRMSWSVGAAHWPSDAREPEALRQASELALNDAKAQGEACVAYDRRAHAHAGLEGALARALERGEFELHFQPMIDVRSRQVVCAEALLRWRSAEHGLQSPGIFMPILERSGQIVEVGAWVLQAACAQAARWGGTRVAVNLSAQQFARSDLRGVVRAALQGSGLEPSCLELEITESLMMQSPERAARVLSEFQADGVRVMLDDFGTGYSSLGYLARFPLSGLKIDRGFVTALQEQPGGRDAAIVRAMVGLSRDLGLELVAEGVETLRQADLLAALGVQVMQGYYFARPTANWQPPRA, via the coding sequence ATGTCAGACGCGCTGCAGGAAGTCCTGGATCTGCTGGACAGAGGCAATCTGGAGGCCGCGCACACCGCGCTGGCCTCGCTTTCTGCCGCCGATCTGCCCTATGGCAGGGGTGAGTACCACAAGGCGGCTGGCGATCTGACGCAGGCCCAGCAGGATTTTGAACAGGCCCGCGAGGCCGCGACCCTGCGGGGTGACCTGGCCGATCAGGCGCGCAGCCTCGTGCAGCTGGCCCACCTGCACCACCTTCAGCTGGACAGCGAAGAAGCGCTGCGGCTGCTGCAGGAAGCCGCCCAGTTGCGCGGGCGGCTGGGCGACATGGTGGGGCGGGTGAACGTGCTGTGTAATATCGCTGGTATCTGCCTGAGTCTGAACGATGACTACCAGGCCATGCTGGCGCTGCAGGACGCGCAGACGACCCTGGACCAGATGCCGGCCAGCGAGCTTCCCCTGGCGGCCGAACTGCATTTTCTGAACACGCTGGCCCGGGCCCTGACCTCGCAGGGCAAGCTGGACGAGGCGGCCCACCAGTACCGGCGCTGCCTGGAACGGGCGCGGAGCGCTGGGGCCGCGAGCGCGCTGTTTCTGGCAGCCATCAATCTGGGGGACGTGTATCTGAAAGGGGCGCGCTATGCCGAGTGCGTGGCGCTGCTCGAACCCCTGATTCAGGAACCCGAGCTGCCCAGTCTGCCGGACATGCAAGCGTATGTTCAGCTGAATCTGGCGCAGGCACTGTTTCACCTGGGGCACGCGGAAGCCCGGGCCTGCGCCGAGCAGACCCAGGCCACCTTTGAGGGAGTGCATGACCCTGACGGGGTGATGGCCACGCAGCTGCTGCTGGCGCGCATTTACCAGGGGGCCGGCGAGCACGACCTGGCCCGCGCCGCCGCTGCCCAGGCCCTGGACCTGGCCACAACAGACCGCCGCAAGCAGGTGGAACTGGACGCTCTGAACATTCTGGCCGAGCTGTCCGAACCCGGGCACCCGGCGCAGGCGGTGGCCTACCTGCGCCAGGTACTGGCCCTGCAGGCGGAACTGGGCGCGGCCTCGCAGGACCGGCACCTGCGCGAGCTGACCGCGCAGGCTGCCCTGGACAGCGCCCAGCGGCGCGCGGCCTACGAACAAGCGCTGCGGCTGCAGGCCGAGGAAACGGTGCAGCGCCAGCTGCAGGAACTGGAACGGGGGCGGCTGTACGATCCCCTGACCGGGCTGCCCAACCGAGTAATGCTGCGTGCGCAGCTGGCCCAGCAGGTGGAGCGGGCCAGGCGTGTGGGCACGGAATTTCTGCTGGTGTCGGCCGACCTCAACCGCTTTCAGCTGGTGAACGACGCCTATGGCCAGGACGCCGCCGACGAGGTGCTGCGCGCAGTGGCCGGTCGGCTGCGCGCGGCGCTGCAGGATGACGAGATGGTGGCGCGGGTGGGCGGCGACGAATTTGCCCTGATCCTGCTGGGGCGCCGCGCCGACGGCACCCTGGATCAGCGGCTGGCGCAGGCCCTGGACGCCCTGAATGCCCCGGTGCCCGTGGGCGGCCACCCCATTCGGATGTCGTGGAGCGTGGGCGCCGCGCACTGGCCTAGCGACGCCCGCGAACCCGAGGCGCTGCGTCAGGCGTCGGAACTGGCGCTGAACGACGCCAAGGCTCAGGGCGAGGCCTGCGTGGCCTACGACCGCCGGGCGCACGCCCACGCGGGCCTGGAAGGGGCGCTGGCCCGCGCGCTGGAACGCGGCGAATTCGAGCTGCACTTTCAGCCCATGATTGACGTGCGTTCGCGGCAGGTGGTGTGCGCGGAGGCCCTGCTGCGCTGGCGCAGCGCCGAACATGGCCTGCAGAGCCCGGGGATTTTCATGCCCATTCTGGAACGCAGCGGCCAGATTGTGGAGGTGGGGGCCTGGGTGCTGCAGGCGGCCTGCGCTCAGGCGGCGCGCTGGGGGGGGACCCGGGTGGCGGTGAACCTCTCGGCGCAGCAGTTTGCCCGCTCGGACCTGCGTGGCGTGGTGCGCGCCGCCCTGCAGGGCAGCGGCCTGGAACCTTCATGCCTGGAACTGGAAATCACCGAGAGTCTGATGATGCAGTCGCCCGAGCGGGCGGCGCGGGTGCTGAGCGAGTTCCAGGCCGACGGGGTGCGGGTGATGCTGGACGACTTCGGCACCGGCTACAGCAGCCTGGGCTACCTCGCCCGCTTTCCCCTGAGCGGCCTGAAGATTGACCGGGGCTTTGTGACCGCGCTGCAGGAACAGCCCGGCGGGCGCGACGCGGCCATCGTGCGGGCGATGGTGGGCCTGAGCCGCGACCTGGGCCTGGAACTGGTGGCCGAGGGCGTGGAAACCCTGCGGCAGGCCGACCTGCTGGCCGCGCTGGGGGTGCAGGTGATGCAGGGCTATTACTTCGCGCGCCCCACGGCGAACTGGCAGCCGCCCCGGGCGTAG
- a CDS encoding S8 family serine peptidase, producing the protein MPTPEVQRPSSILTVAAAPAVSNETLEQRYGGKVALRTGTFAVLGNPTRAPLQAQGGARPEPNRDVLSVPSDTPPTFWSSTSKISWGRSTGDLWSSTVTDWTGTAQQLWSGGTYQGLPANTAVWRRIGLEGAYADSRLGAGRTVAVIDSGVDLQHPMFTHLLSAPNTWRDFVDGDARPQEEGAVGQGAYGHGTVVAGIAAQVAPRARIMPLRVLDHTGRGDALNVAAAIVWAVDHGADVINLSLGTAEPFDALQQAVAYANSRQVLVVAAAGNSDRPELDHPAAGFGGQPLNVAVGSVDSDDLKSSFSSYGPAVGLMAPGEQVAAPYPGARAGQFSGTSMSTPVVAGALALGLSQGASPEAALEALQDGALQLDALPGNRAYQGQLGAGRVNLTDFLDDLND; encoded by the coding sequence GTGCCCACCCCAGAGGTGCAGCGGCCCAGCAGCATTCTGACGGTGGCCGCGGCGCCGGCCGTCAGCAACGAGACCCTGGAACAGCGCTACGGCGGCAAGGTGGCGCTGCGCACTGGTACCTTTGCGGTGCTGGGGAATCCCACCCGCGCGCCGCTGCAGGCACAGGGCGGCGCCCGGCCAGAGCCCAACCGGGACGTGCTGTCCGTGCCTTCTGATACGCCGCCCACCTTCTGGAGCAGCACCAGCAAGATCTCCTGGGGCCGCAGCACTGGCGACCTGTGGTCCAGTACCGTGACCGACTGGACGGGGACTGCCCAGCAACTGTGGTCGGGCGGCACCTACCAGGGTTTGCCCGCCAACACCGCTGTGTGGCGGCGCATTGGCCTGGAAGGCGCTTACGCCGACAGCCGCCTGGGGGCAGGGCGCACCGTTGCCGTGATTGACAGCGGCGTGGACCTGCAGCACCCCATGTTCACCCACCTGCTGAGTGCCCCAAACACCTGGCGCGACTTCGTGGATGGCGACGCCCGGCCCCAGGAAGAAGGCGCCGTGGGCCAGGGTGCCTACGGCCACGGCACGGTGGTGGCGGGTATTGCGGCGCAGGTGGCCCCGCGTGCCAGGATCATGCCGCTGCGAGTGCTGGACCACACCGGCCGGGGCGACGCGCTGAACGTGGCGGCGGCCATCGTGTGGGCGGTGGACCACGGAGCCGACGTGATCAACCTGAGCCTGGGCACCGCCGAGCCCTTTGACGCCCTGCAGCAGGCGGTTGCCTACGCCAACAGCCGGCAGGTGCTGGTGGTGGCGGCGGCGGGCAACAGTGACCGCCCCGAACTGGACCATCCGGCGGCCGGGTTTGGCGGCCAGCCCCTGAACGTGGCCGTGGGGAGCGTGGATAGCGACGACCTGAAAAGCTCGTTCTCGTCGTATGGCCCCGCTGTGGGCCTGATGGCCCCTGGTGAGCAGGTGGCTGCCCCGTACCCCGGGGCGCGGGCCGGGCAGTTCAGCGGCACCTCCATGAGCACGCCCGTGGTGGCAGGCGCCCTGGCACTGGGGCTGTCGCAGGGGGCCAGCCCAGAGGCAGCCCTGGAGGCCCTGCAAGACGGGGCGCTCCAGCTGGACGCGTTGCCCGGCAACAGGGCCTACCAGGGCCAGCTGGGTGCCGGGCGCGTGAACCTCACCGATTTCCTCGACGACCTCAATGACTGA
- a CDS encoding ATP-binding protein, with the protein MTLELLNAEALLHGLDTAEQALVGAATQADVRARAPGAFAALGPEVTVAWVTADRLAEVLGAAKLTPGRLHLGGGEHGQPAWAAQWLDRTAEALLVQRPGARWTAAEQALLRAATLVVDRALDRCTQAGQLTAERAALAAFAGFSEQALRSTDVTALTQRAVAVLRATLGPVAAAYLVPQGRLWRASVLSGGVPEALAAQLRAGLPLRGPSVEAALASRDVLFVPQWTAPNVPGVQAFRAVALCPMHQGGAAVGLLAMGTAQATGWTERERSVFRAVGRSLALALDRALQDAGLREENAALQAQARALEAFAQLSADLGTQDQRLALIRRAQEVILSLMPRGFAAYFEEHGGHWQLRSQVGQVRSAAFQAALDAGLGGGAPSLRLPWESGEPYYQAAYDATADGLDLPDAPGALASLPLQVGEERLGVFTVGQFAAQPWTAGERTLLLAVTQSLTLALGRARSVQQLQQSAAELERSNEALQAANEELEAFAYSVSHDLRAPVRHIAGFADLLSRALDDETRAQPKVARALQVIEGAAAQMNALIDAMLNLSRAGRHELRLAQVDLGALTRSVLAELQPELQGRDLQVQVGELPTVYADAALLRQVLANLLGNAVKYTARSEHARIEVWAEDTPGGWTVHVRDNGVGFDPRYSHKLFGVFQRLHRAEDFGGSGVGLANVRRILQRHGGSWSAQGQPGEGATFSFSLPRVPVLPPG; encoded by the coding sequence ATGACCCTGGAACTGCTGAACGCCGAGGCGCTGCTGCATGGCTTGGACACCGCCGAGCAGGCCCTGGTGGGGGCCGCCACCCAGGCCGATGTGCGGGCCCGGGCCCCCGGCGCCTTTGCGGCCCTGGGCCCGGAGGTGACCGTGGCGTGGGTGACGGCGGACCGGCTGGCCGAGGTGCTGGGCGCTGCCAAGCTGACCCCGGGCCGACTGCACCTGGGGGGCGGCGAACACGGCCAGCCCGCCTGGGCTGCGCAGTGGCTGGACCGGACCGCCGAGGCGCTGCTGGTGCAGCGGCCCGGGGCCCGGTGGACGGCCGCCGAGCAGGCGCTGCTGCGCGCCGCCACGCTGGTAGTGGACCGCGCGCTGGACCGCTGCACCCAGGCCGGGCAGCTGACCGCCGAACGCGCCGCCCTGGCCGCCTTTGCCGGGTTCAGTGAGCAGGCCCTGCGCAGCACCGACGTAACCGCGCTGACCCAGCGGGCAGTGGCGGTGCTGCGCGCCACCCTGGGCCCGGTGGCCGCCGCCTATCTGGTGCCGCAGGGGCGGCTGTGGCGGGCCTCGGTGCTGTCGGGGGGGGTACCCGAGGCGCTGGCGGCCCAGCTGCGCGCCGGGCTGCCGCTACGCGGGCCCAGCGTGGAAGCGGCCCTGGCCTCGCGCGACGTGCTGTTTGTGCCGCAGTGGACGGCACCCAACGTGCCGGGCGTGCAGGCGTTCCGGGCCGTGGCCCTGTGCCCCATGCACCAGGGCGGCGCGGCCGTGGGCCTGCTGGCCATGGGCACAGCGCAGGCCACCGGCTGGACCGAGCGCGAACGCAGCGTGTTCCGGGCGGTGGGCCGCAGCCTGGCCCTGGCGCTGGACCGGGCCCTGCAAGACGCGGGCCTGCGCGAGGAAAACGCGGCGCTACAGGCGCAGGCCCGCGCGCTGGAGGCGTTTGCGCAGCTCAGCGCCGATCTGGGAACCCAGGACCAGCGCCTGGCCCTGATTCGCCGCGCCCAGGAGGTCATTCTTTCGCTGATGCCCCGGGGCTTTGCCGCCTACTTCGAGGAGCACGGCGGGCACTGGCAGCTGCGCTCGCAGGTGGGGCAGGTGCGCTCGGCGGCCTTTCAGGCGGCGCTGGACGCGGGCCTGGGTGGCGGGGCCCCCAGCCTGCGGCTGCCCTGGGAGAGCGGCGAGCCGTACTACCAGGCCGCCTACGACGCCACCGCCGACGGGCTGGACCTCCCGGACGCTCCGGGCGCGCTGGCCAGCCTGCCGTTGCAGGTGGGCGAGGAACGCCTGGGGGTATTCACGGTGGGCCAGTTCGCGGCGCAGCCCTGGACGGCGGGCGAGCGCACCCTGCTGCTGGCCGTCACCCAGAGCCTGACCCTGGCGCTGGGGCGCGCGCGCAGTGTGCAGCAACTGCAGCAGTCTGCCGCTGAACTGGAACGCAGCAATGAGGCCCTGCAGGCGGCCAACGAGGAGCTGGAGGCCTTTGCCTACTCGGTCAGCCACGACCTGCGCGCGCCGGTGCGGCACATTGCGGGCTTTGCCGATCTGCTGTCGCGTGCCCTGGACGACGAGACGCGCGCGCAGCCCAAGGTGGCGCGCGCCCTGCAGGTGATTGAGGGCGCGGCGGCCCAGATGAACGCCCTGATTGACGCCATGCTCAACCTTTCGCGCGCGGGGCGCCACGAGCTGCGCCTGGCCCAGGTGGACCTGGGGGCTCTGACGCGCAGCGTGCTGGCCGAACTGCAGCCCGAACTGCAGGGACGTGACCTTCAGGTGCAGGTGGGCGAGCTCCCCACCGTGTATGCCGACGCCGCGCTGCTGCGGCAGGTGCTGGCCAACCTGCTGGGCAACGCGGTGAAGTACACCGCCCGCTCAGAGCACGCCCGTATTGAGGTCTGGGCCGAGGACACCCCCGGAGGCTGGACAGTGCATGTGCGCGACAACGGCGTGGGCTTCGATCCGCGCTACAGCCACAAGCTGTTTGGGGTGTTTCAGCGCCTCCACCGCGCCGAGGACTTTGGCGGCAGTGGGGTGGGGCTGGCCAATGTGCGCCGCATTCTGCAGCGGCACGGCGGCAGCTGGTCGGCCCAGGGCCAGCCCGGTGAGGGCGCCACTTTCAGCTTCAGCCTGCCCCGGGTGCCGGTCCTGCCACCAGGGTAA